The genomic window ATAGATAGTTCTACTTACTCAGGGATGATCAAGCACTGCAAGAACTGTTTACAGATAAACAAATTCAAAGCAGATAGCAGATCAGAATCCCTCGAGGCACAGGTTCTCCTCACTGATCCTTGACCAACAATTGATGGAAGTTCCACTGTCAATTCGACATGTAGTCAACTTATTACGGCTTCTTTCATTTTTAATCTTCAAGAACAGAGGCAGTGGTTGAGACTCTGGCCATGCTCTCTCCCCCAAAATTGAAAATCTTCTTATGGAAATGTCTTCATAATATTCTGCCGCtaaaaatcattcttttatgtCCTTTGTGAGGTGTTGACTATGAGAACTTGGAAGTTAGATCATATATTTTTTCGCATTATCCTTTTGCAAGGGCAGCATGGTTTGGAATAGCTCTTCGAGTGTTTCTAATCCTCTCATGCAGCAATGGTGTTTTTCATCCTGGTTCTCCAAGTCTTTTTCTACTTCCGGGGAAAGCTCGCTTCAAAGTCTGTTTGATCACCATGCACAAAACCCATCCATAACTATAGCACACATTACATCTATGCTTTACTCTATTTACTCATCCCAGTCCACTCTTATAGCTCTGAATTTCAAATCATACATAACCATTCCCAGGTCTGTTACTTCTGTAGACTTTGATAAATATTTTGGTTGTTTTATAGTTTTTTGGATGCTTTTATCTCTAAAAATTCTGATATTGCAGGCGTTGGGAAAATCATATAGAACAGCATAAAAACGATTCTATGCAGCAAGATGTTGGATCAGTCCAGATACTAACTGTGAGCCAAGCAGAGACTTCTTCAGCCATTGACTGGTGTCATGAACTTCAAATTGACAAGGTTCTTTTTGTGTCAGATAATGCCTGCCATAAATGGTGCAACTCTTGTAGTAC from Papaver somniferum cultivar HN1 unplaced genomic scaffold, ASM357369v1 unplaced-scaffold_19, whole genome shotgun sequence includes these protein-coding regions:
- the LOC113338417 gene encoding uncharacterized protein LOC113338417, which encodes MSYLAVLAYFTVYSAVSRIAFKGDSQQRLYHFWRWENHIEQHKNDSMQQDVGSVQILTVSQAETSSAIDWCHELQIDKVLFVSDNACHKWCNSCSTGSEDRNLVQHYVLFFI